GCGGTCGCTTTCACGACGCACGAGCCGCAACAATGCCGAGACACGCGCGGATAACTCACGCACATCAAAAGGTTTTCCCAGGTAATCGTCAGCACCCGCGTCGAAGCCGCTGATTTTGTCTTCGACAGCACTTTGCGCCGTGAGCATCAAAACGGGAATGCGCGCGGTAAACGGGTTACCTTTCAGTTCGCGGCACACGTCGTAGCCACTCAAACGCGGCATTTGAACGTCGAGAATAATTAAATCGGGTTCGCGCTGCGCCACGGATTCGAGGGCCGCGAAACCGTTCGGCACTTTTTCTACCGCATAACCTTCCCGGGTCAGCACCGCGAAAATTACATCCCGAATCGCCGGTTCGTCATCGACGCAGAGAATTGTCGTCATTAATAGTTCTAAAAGTACGGTCGAATTCGACTGTACCTGTTAATCGGCTTCTATCGACAGCATCGCGTCGTTCCACAGCGTCCAGCGCACGGTTTTGTTCGCCACGCGCATCGCGGAGTTCATGCGTTCGTCCAATCGTTCCCCGCTAAATCCGTTCCACTTTCCATCGGGCTTGCGGCGACGCAATTTGCGCCGTGCGTCGCGCCAGTTTTCGCGGCGTGCCCAACCGCGCAAATCGAATTCTCCAGCAGCAACATCTTTTTCCCTCGCCTGAATCAAATTGACCAAAGGCCCAAACGCGTCGTGTTCCAGATTGTGCAGCATCGCCGTTGCAAGAGGCGGCAGCGCACCAGCGCGCGGGTTTTCGAGCGTTCCTGCAATCGCACGACCGGTCAGGTCAATTGCTGCTGCTTCTGTGGTCGCAACCGTTCCAAAGCTGTTCGGTAAGAATAAATCGTAGCGTTCATCGTGCAGCGGCTTCCAATTGATAACGGGGACATCCGCGAAATGTGCTTCCAGCCCGGTCGTGCAGCCGTCGTGTATCATCGCGCGCGAAGCCAGCAGCCACGCGCCAATGCCGCCTTCGCGCACAACATGAACATTGGGAATGTTGTCGAAGAAAACGGTGTAATTTTCGATAATTTCCGCCGGATGCGGGCGAATGACAAATGTCGTTTCGGGAAATTGGTGCGCCAAGCGATTCACCAATTTAACGAATCCGCCCCACAGCGAAAGCTGATGAGCCCAATGGTCAATGAGCGCCGTTCGCGCCTCAAAATCTTCCGGTTGATAGAACTTGCGATTGCCGAACCAATATTTCAGCCCGCTGGCGTTGTTGGCGCGGGTGATATTGGTGTTGATGAGAACAAAATCGCCCCAGCGCTCGCGAATTTTCTCGACGTCTTTATCAAAGTACGGTCGAAACTGGGGCTTGAGTAAATCGAAGCGCGGGTGGCCGGTTGCAACGATGTTTTCTTCGCACTTCGGTTGCAGCGACCGATAATAATCGCGTTGCCATTCGCCCCAGGCGCAGACCGAATCGTTGGCATCGAGACCGCGTGGGTCGAGTCGGCGCAGCAATATCTTTTGCCACGTTTCCGGCCCGCCGTTAAAAACGCCGCCTTCTTCCAGCAGATGAATCAGGGCACCGCCGCGCTTTTTGAGCGTCGAATAGCGCGTTCCCGGAAAGCCGTCGGAAAAGTTTTGCCCGACATAAAGCGCAGATGGAAGCGCCTGAATTAGACGTCCCACTGCCTTTTGTTGTCCAACCCAGATACGATTGGAACTGCGCGCCGCAAGAGTCGCGAGAACGAGGCGAAAGTCGAGTTCGCGGTTGACGCCTTCGACCGGGAACACTATATTTGTTCTGCTTTTGGTGCCGTTATTCATTGCCAAACCGCGCGCAGTTTATCAGCCCTTCTTCTTATGCCCGACGCCGTTTCTTCCTGGCCTTTTTCGCGCTGCCTGCTGATTGCCGAAGTCGCTCAAGCGCACGACGGAAGTCTGGGCACTGCCCACGCTTATATCGACGCCGCCGCCAGTGCCGGTGCCGATGCCATTAAATTCCAAACCCATATCGCGCACGAAGAAAGCACGCCGGCGGAGCCGTGGCGCGTCAAGTTTTCGCGGCAAGACACAACGCGCTACGAGTACTGGCAGCGGATGGAATTTTCTCCAGCGCAATGGCACGAACTCAAAGCGCACGCCGACGAACGCGGGTTACTGTTTCTTTCGTCGCCGTTTTCGGTCGCTGCCGCCGAGTTGCTGTGCGAAGTCGGCGTCGCTGCATGGAAGGTGGCTTCAGGCGAGGTTGCAACTGCGCCATTATTCGATGCGATGGCGCGACTTCCCGTCCCTTTTCTGCTTTCCACGGGCATGAGCGATTGGGCCGAAATCGAAACTGCTGCAAACCGAGTGCGTGAAAAGGAACTGCCGTTATGCATTTTGCAGTGCACCTCGAAGTATCCAACGCCCGCGAACGAAGTCGGTTTAAACGTGCTCGATGAAATCGGCACGCGACTCGGCTGCGTTGCGGGACTGAGCGATCATTCCGGTGATATTTACGCAGGGCTAGCGGCTGTGGCGCGCGGAGCAAAAGCGGTTGAAGTTCACATTTGCTGGTCGAAGCAAAGCTTCGGGCCGGATGTTCCAGCGTCGCTCACGATTGAACAACTGGGGCAACTCGCCGAAGGAATTCGTTTTATCGAGGCCGCTCAAACACCTGTCGACAAAAACGCTGTCGCACGCGAACTGCAACCAATGCGCGCGCTCTTTAATAAGAGTCTCGTGGCTCGCCGCGATTTGGCCGAAGGAACTATTTTGCAAAGCGAAGACATCGTGCTGAAAAAGCCTGGCAGCGGCCTCGCCGCATCGCGCCGTGATGAGTTCATTGGAAAAATGCTCCAACGCAACATTGCTGCCGACACTCTTTTGAGCGAAAGCGATTTCGAGGTGTGCCAATGAATAACGCAACAGCCCTTCAGAGTACGGGCTTTTTCGACCGTACACCGCGCACCATTTGCGTTGTTCTCGTTGACCGCGCGAATTACGGACGCCTTAAACCGGTGATGGAAGCAATTGCGAATCATGCGGAATTGCAGCTGCAGGTCGTCGTCGCGGGCACGATGGTTCTTGAACGATTCGGCGCGCCGGTGAATCAGGTTCGCGCCGATGGCTTTCCCGTCGATGGCGAAATTTTCCTCGAAGTCGAAGGCTCCAATCCAATTACGATGGCAAAAAGTGTCGGGCTGGGAACGATGGAATTCGCCAACGAATTCGCACGCCTAAAGCCTGACGTGGTGTGCGTCATCGGCGACCGCTACGAGGCTCTTGGCGCGACCCTCGCTGCGGCCTTTCTCAACCTCCCGATTGTGCATTTGCAGGGAGGCGAAGTTTCCGGTTCCATTGATGAAAGCACGCGCCACGCAATGAGTAAATTCGCGCATTTTCATGTGCCTTCGACACAGCGCGCCGCCGATTATCTGGTGCGTATGGGGGAAAATCCTCAGACGATCCTCACCGTCGGCTGTCCGTCGAGCGACCTCGCCCGCCGCCCACGCGCACTGCATCCTGACGTTGTGAACGCTGGTGGAAGCGGGGCCGAAATAGACGTAGCACTGCCGTTTCTTCTCGTTGTGTTCCACCCGACCACAACCGAATGGGGCGGCGAAGTCGCGCAAATCGAAGCCCTGCTTTCGGCTCTGCAAGCACTGCAAATGCCCACGGTTTTGCTCTGGCCCAACATCGATGCCGGTTCCGATCACATCGCCAAAGCAATCCGCATTTTTCGCAATCAGCATGCGCCTTCGTGGTTGCGAACGCTGACGAACCTGTCGCCCGAAGATTACCTCACGGTCTTGTCGCACGCCTCATGCGCCATCGGTAACAGCAGTTCCTTTGTGCGCGACGCCAGTTATTTTGGCACGCCGGTCGTTCTGGTGGGCAACCGTCAGGAAGGACGCGAACACGACGTTCATGTTGTTCCCGTTGCGCCTCGCGCCGAGGAGATCGAGCGAACGGCGCGCGCGCAACTGGAGCATGGCCGTTACGAAGGCTCGACCTTGTATGGCGATGGTGGCGTGGCCCCGCGCGTCGCCGAGAAACTCGCGCAATTAGAACCTTACGTGCAAAAGCGCTTGCATTATATTCACGACGAACTCAGAATCAGCGCATGAAAATTCTCGGCCTGATTCCCGCGCGCGGCGGCTCGAAAGCGGTGCCCGACAAAAACATTCGTCCGATGGCGGGCAAAAGTCTGGTGCAGCGAGCGTGGGAAACCGCACTTGAAGCCGATGTCTGCGACAAGGTTGTGGTTTCAACCGATTCGTCCATCATAGCAGCTCACGCCGAAAGTTTCGGTGCGGATGTGCCGTTTTTACGTCCGGCCCAATTTGCCGGCGATAACGCACCGATGATCGATGTGGCCTTGCACGCACTGGAACAACTGGGCGCTTTCGATGCGATTTTGCTGCTTCAGCCGCCATCGCCGTTTCGCACTGCGCAGCAGTTGAAAGAAGCTGTAACCCTTTTGAAAAGGGATGAGCAGGCAACCGCGATTTGCTCGGTTGCTCCGGTTCCGCTCGATCAGTGCCCGCATTACCTGATGCGCATTGAAGCCGGAACGCTCGATTATTTTTTGCCGGAAGCACGCAAAATTACGCGGCGGCAAGATGTGACGCGCGCATATTTTCGCGACGGCGCAGTTTTTCTGGCGCGTGTGGAAACGTTGAGGAACAATCGCAATTTCTATGGTGAGCGCTGTTTGCCGCTCGTCACCGATTGGGAAAGCGCCATCAACATCGACGATCCGCGCGATTGGGATTTGGCCGAGGCCCGCCTGAAACAAATTGAAAGTATCCGCCCGCTGGCCGGGCACCCGGAAATCGACCGTACTTAGAACGTATGTTTTCTTCATCTCAAATCGAAGCGCATCGCGCATTTTTGTATCGCAATATTTTCCAAACGGAAACTAAGTGGCCGCACTTTCGCCGTTTGTTGGAAGATGTGCAAGATTTGGCCGACACGACGCGTGAGGATGAAACCGCGCTCTGTCTGGAGCGCGCCTACGTTTATGGCGGCGACAGTCTTTTCGCGCCACTTTTTAAAAAAGGCCGTTTCGTCGCCGTCGATTGCGAAACCGAAACCGCCAAAGAACGCGGAGGCTATCAAAAAAGTTGGACGGAACATCCCGATTGCCTTCATGTTCCCTGCGACCGCATCGCGCCCATCACGGACACCGGTTTGGAAAGCGAATGCGCCGATGTCGTGATGGTGCCGAATGTCGTGCATCATGTGCGCGACCAGGACGCGATGTTTGCCGAAATCGCGCGGTTGCTCAAACCGGGCGGGCGCGGTTACATTTTTGAGGCGCTCTTGCGCGAGTTGCATCAAAGCCCCGACGATTACATTCGCTGGACGCCCTGGGGTTTTGAAACGCAATTGAAGAAGCACGGACTGAAACTCACCGAATGGAAGGCGGGCGGCGGGCCATTTGAAGCCGTCGCCTATTGCTGGATTCAAGCGCTGCAATATTTGCCGGCAGACGAGCGCAAAGAAAAAGAGCGCTGGTTTTTCGAAGAAGAATTCCCACGCCTCATGGAAATGGATGCGCGCGTCGATAAAAATCTGGTGCGTCCGCTGTCGAGTTTTCCCCTCGCTTACGGCATCTTTTTCTCAAAATAAGTACCGTCGAATTCGACCGTACTCTTTCTTATGCGCGATTCTTTTTTAGTTTTTGGCAGCCCGCAAATCTCGGAAGACGAAATCCAATCCGTTGTCGAAACGCTGCGCAGCGGCTGGATTGGTACCGGCCCACGTGTGCATGAGTTTCAAAGCGACTTCGCTTCTTATACGGGCGCGGCTCATGCGGTGGCGCTTGGTTCCTGCACGGCAGCGCTGCATCTCGCGCTTCTAGCCGAAGGCTTTGGTGCGGGCGATGAAGTGATTACATCACCGATGACGTTTTGCGCAACCGTAAACGCCATTATTCATTGCGGCGCGACGCCAGTCTTCGCGGACTGTGAACGCGACAGTTTTAATATTTCGCCCGCGGAAATCGAGAAGAAAATTACCCCGCGTACGCGCGCCATTGTGCCGATTCATTTTGCCGGGCGCCCCTGCGATATGGACGCCGTTTGTGCCATCGCACAAAAGCACAACCTGAAAATTATCGAAGATTGCGCGCACGCGATTGAAACCCAGATTCGCGGGCAACACGCTGGAACCTTTGGCGATTACGGCTGCTTTTCGTTCTACGTCACCAAGAACGTGGTGACCGGCGAAGGCGGCATGGTTGTTACCAACGACACCGAAAAAGCCGACGAGATTAAAATTCTCGGACTTCACGGCATGACGCGCGACGCGTGGAAGCGCTTCGGCGACGAAGGCTTCAAGCATTATCAGGTTGTCACGGCAGGCTTCAAATACAACATGACCGACATGCAGGCTGCGCTCGGTGTCGGGCAGTTACAAAAAGTCGAGGCTCACTGGCAACGCCGCAGGGAAATCTGGGCGCGCTATCAGAATGAGTTCGCCGATTTGCCGGTGGCGCGGCCTCTTGAAGCCGCGGCGGACACGCGCCACGCGTATCATCTTTACACGCTTTTGATTGGCGAAGAAGAATGCGGCATTTCGCGCGACGCGATGCTCGATGCCCTCGCGAAGCGCAACATCGGCGCGGGCGTACATTACACCGCGCTGCATACGCATCCGTATTACCGCGAAACCTTCGATCTCGCGCCCGACGATTTTCCCAACGCGCTTCATGTCGGGACGCGCACGATTTCGCTGCCGCTTTCAGCGAAGCTTTCCGATAGAGATGTGCAAGATGTCATCGACGCCGTGCGCGATGTTTTGAGCGAAGCGAGTAGCGCATGAGCAAGCCCATCGGTGTGTGGCGCAATTTCGCATTCGCGCGCATGAAAGAAAGTACGGTCGAAAAACGCCTTTTCTTGCCAGCTTCCAACAAATATAAGTGCGATTTGCTGCGCTGGGGCGGCGCTTCCATAGGCGACGACGTTCGGTTTCATTTTCCCGTTTCGTTCCTCAACTTCGCAGGAAAAGGCCGCGAGCGTTTCAAAAACCTGTCCATCGGCGACAATGTTTTCATCGGCCATAATGTGCAGTTCGATTTGAAAGAAGAAATCCGCATCGCCGGCGACGTCACAATTTCGGCCAACGCGGTATTCCTCACGCACAGCGAAGTTGGAACTATTCCTCTTGCCGCGCATTATCCGCCGTTGCGCGCGCCGATTGAAATCGAAGGCAATGTTTACCTGGGCGCGAATGTCGTAATTCTGCCAGGCGTCAGAATTGAAACGGGAAGCGTTGTCGCGGCAGGCGCCGTTGTGACAAAAAACGTCGCGGCAAACACCGTTGTGGCCGGAGTTCCGGCGCGCGTGGTCAAAACCTTATGAGTGAAAGAACGTGCGTGGCGCACTCGTGCAATCCATTCATGCCGCGAAGCGGAACCTGGATTTATTCGCAAATCGACGCCCTGGCGCGCGGCGATAAATATCGCCCGATTGCCATCGCGAAACGCCTCGAAAATCGCCCGCAGTTTCCCTTTGAACCGGTTTATTCCATCGACGATAAAAACCTGATTTTCAAAGGTTGGCAACGCCTTTACAAGAAGCAGATTCGACCGTACTTTCCGGCACATCTCAAAGCATTGCAGCACGAGAATGCGCGCCTCTTGCATTCGCACATGGGCGACCGCGCGCTCGACGATGCGGCACTGGCACAAGCCGCCGGCATTCCGCACGTCGCGACATTTTATGGCGCCGATGTCTGGCTGGCCTGTCAGCGCGTGGGCTGGCGCGCTGAATTCCAGAATTTCGCACGCGGAGCCTCCGCCATGCTCGCGGAGGGCAACGCAATGCGCGCCAAAATGATCGAAGAAGGCGCACCACCAGAGAAAGTCGAAGTTTTCCACCTTGGCGTCGATTTGGAAAAAATCGAGTTTGCGCCACGCGCTCCCTCTTCCGATGGCGAAATTCGCCTGTTGATGGCAGGCCGCCCTCTCGAAAAGAAGGGGCACATTTTCGGGCTCCGCGCCTTTGCCCTTCTCGCCTCGAAATATCCGCAGTTGCATCTGGAGTTGCTCATCGGTGGGCGCGACGGAAAAAGTGGCGCTATTGCCGACGAACTCAAAAAGTGTATCGCCGAATGTGGATTAGAGAATCGCATAACATGGGACGAATTTCTGCCGTATGACGAATACTTGCGCCGCCTCAAGCGCGCGCAGATTTTCGTTCAACCGAGCGTTCATGCGCAGAGCGGCGACGCTGAAGGCGGTTTTCCCGTCACGATACTGGAAATGTCAGCTTCGGGAATGCCGATTGTCGCCACCACACACTGCGATATTCCTGAAGCCGTTCTCGACGGAGAAAGCGGTTTGATTGGCGCCGAACGTGATGTCACAAAATTAGCAGAGAAAATCGAGTGGCTCATCCAACACCCGGAATCATGGGAAAAAATGGGCCGTGTCGGGCGGGCACATGTGCAAGCGAATTACAATATCACGCAACAGGGAAAGCAGCTCGAAGCAATCTACGACCGCGTTTTGGGACGATAAAGTACAGTCGTTTTCGACCGTACTCCTACGATGAACATATTACACACCGAAGCTTCAACCGGCTGGGGCGGACAAGATATTCGCGTTCTCACCGAATGCCGCGAAATGAGTGCGCGCGGTCATCGCGTTGTGCTCGCGTGTGCACCCGGCTGCCCGTTGTGGGAAGCCGCGAAGAAAGAAAACGAGAAAAGCGGTTTCGCTTTGGAGCCAATAATCTTCGGACGCAAGATTAATGCTCGTTCAGTGCGCGCGGTGCGGCGACTTATTCAGAAATACCAGATCGAAATTGTCAACACGCATTCCTCCGCCGACGGCTGGAGTGGCGCGGTCGCTGGCAAGTCGTCGGGTGCGAAGGTCGTGCGCACGCGGCATTTATCGAATCCTCTGCGACCCAACCGCGCCAACTATTTTCTCTACTCAAAGCTCACCGATTTCGTGGTGACGACCGGCGAGCAATTGAAAGAAAAACTGGTGGAAATTAACAAACTCGATGCGAGCCGTATCGGATCGGTGCCCACCGGTGTTGATCTGAAGCGATTCGACCGCGATTCGTGCAACCGCGATGCGTTTCGCGCCGAAATTGGACTCGAAGCAAACGAATTCCTGTGGACAATTGTGGCGATTGTTCGCCGCATGAAAGGGCACGCCGTTCTTGTCGAAGCGGCTGCGTTATTGAAAGATACGAACGCGCATTTTGCGGTCGTCGGTGGAACAACCGGGCCTTCGCCATTGCCCGAACAACTGGAAACGAGGGCGAAAGAACTGGGCCTGGAATCGCGCTTTCATTTCGTCGGGATGCGCGAGGATATTCCCCAAATTCTAGCCGCGAGCGACGGCTTTGTCCTTCCGAGTTTGTGGGGCGAAGGCGTTCCACAAAGCATCGCCCAGGCGCAAAATATGATGCTGCCGGTTGTTTCGACTGATGTTGGTTCTATTCCTGAATTGGTGAAGAACGAAGAAACCGGTTTACTTGTTGCGCCCGATAATGCCGAAGAATTGGCGGTGGCGATGCGACGCATCATGACCGACACGAATTTGTCGCAAACTCTGGCGCACAATGGCGCCGAGTTAGTACGCAGTCACTATTCGCAGGACGCGATGATCGCGCGTATGGAAACGATTTACCAAAAGGTTTTGGCGTAAGTACAGTCGAAATCGACCGTACCTTTCTTATGGGAAAACTTAAAAACACTTTGCTTTGGAGCGCCGGAATCGCAGGCGCCCTCGCGGCCACCAACGCCTGGA
The Abditibacteriaceae bacterium DNA segment above includes these coding regions:
- a CDS encoding acylneuraminate cytidylyltransferase family protein, with protein sequence MKILGLIPARGGSKAVPDKNIRPMAGKSLVQRAWETALEADVCDKVVVSTDSSIIAAHAESFGADVPFLRPAQFAGDNAPMIDVALHALEQLGAFDAILLLQPPSPFRTAQQLKEAVTLLKRDEQATAICSVAPVPLDQCPHYLMRIEAGTLDYFLPEARKITRRQDVTRAYFRDGAVFLARVETLRNNRNFYGERCLPLVTDWESAINIDDPRDWDLAEARLKQIESIRPLAGHPEIDRT
- a CDS encoding glycosyltransferase yields the protein MSERTCVAHSCNPFMPRSGTWIYSQIDALARGDKYRPIAIAKRLENRPQFPFEPVYSIDDKNLIFKGWQRLYKKQIRPYFPAHLKALQHENARLLHSHMGDRALDDAALAQAAGIPHVATFYGADVWLACQRVGWRAEFQNFARGASAMLAEGNAMRAKMIEEGAPPEKVEVFHLGVDLEKIEFAPRAPSSDGEIRLLMAGRPLEKKGHIFGLRAFALLASKYPQLHLELLIGGRDGKSGAIADELKKCIAECGLENRITWDEFLPYDEYLRRLKRAQIFVQPSVHAQSGDAEGGFPVTILEMSASGMPIVATTHCDIPEAVLDGESGLIGAERDVTKLAEKIEWLIQHPESWEKMGRVGRAHVQANYNITQQGKQLEAIYDRVLGR
- a CDS encoding glycosyltransferase family 4 protein, whose protein sequence is MNILHTEASTGWGGQDIRVLTECREMSARGHRVVLACAPGCPLWEAAKKENEKSGFALEPIIFGRKINARSVRAVRRLIQKYQIEIVNTHSSADGWSGAVAGKSSGAKVVRTRHLSNPLRPNRANYFLYSKLTDFVVTTGEQLKEKLVEINKLDASRIGSVPTGVDLKRFDRDSCNRDAFRAEIGLEANEFLWTIVAIVRRMKGHAVLVEAAALLKDTNAHFAVVGGTTGPSPLPEQLETRAKELGLESRFHFVGMREDIPQILAASDGFVLPSLWGEGVPQSIAQAQNMMLPVVSTDVGSIPELVKNEETGLLVAPDNAEELAVAMRRIMTDTNLSQTLAHNGAELVRSHYSQDAMIARMETIYQKVLA
- a CDS encoding DegT/DnrJ/EryC1/StrS family aminotransferase; translation: MRDSFLVFGSPQISEDEIQSVVETLRSGWIGTGPRVHEFQSDFASYTGAAHAVALGSCTAALHLALLAEGFGAGDEVITSPMTFCATVNAIIHCGATPVFADCERDSFNISPAEIEKKITPRTRAIVPIHFAGRPCDMDAVCAIAQKHNLKIIEDCAHAIETQIRGQHAGTFGDYGCFSFYVTKNVVTGEGGMVVTNDTEKADEIKILGLHGMTRDAWKRFGDEGFKHYQVVTAGFKYNMTDMQAALGVGQLQKVEAHWQRRREIWARYQNEFADLPVARPLEAAADTRHAYHLYTLLIGEEECGISRDAMLDALAKRNIGAGVHYTALHTHPYYRETFDLAPDDFPNALHVGTRTISLPLSAKLSDRDVQDVIDAVRDVLSEASSA
- a CDS encoding surface carbohydrate biosynthesis protein produces the protein MNNGTKSRTNIVFPVEGVNRELDFRLVLATLAARSSNRIWVGQQKAVGRLIQALPSALYVGQNFSDGFPGTRYSTLKKRGGALIHLLEEGGVFNGGPETWQKILLRRLDPRGLDANDSVCAWGEWQRDYYRSLQPKCEENIVATGHPRFDLLKPQFRPYFDKDVEKIRERWGDFVLINTNITRANNASGLKYWFGNRKFYQPEDFEARTALIDHWAHQLSLWGGFVKLVNRLAHQFPETTFVIRPHPAEIIENYTVFFDNIPNVHVVREGGIGAWLLASRAMIHDGCTTGLEAHFADVPVINWKPLHDERYDLFLPNSFGTVATTEAAAIDLTGRAIAGTLENPRAGALPPLATAMLHNLEHDAFGPLVNLIQAREKDVAAGEFDLRGWARRENWRDARRKLRRRKPDGKWNGFSGERLDERMNSAMRVANKTVRWTLWNDAMLSIEAD
- a CDS encoding N-acetylneuraminate synthase family protein; translation: MPDAVSSWPFSRCLLIAEVAQAHDGSLGTAHAYIDAAASAGADAIKFQTHIAHEESTPAEPWRVKFSRQDTTRYEYWQRMEFSPAQWHELKAHADERGLLFLSSPFSVAAAELLCEVGVAAWKVASGEVATAPLFDAMARLPVPFLLSTGMSDWAEIETAANRVREKELPLCILQCTSKYPTPANEVGLNVLDEIGTRLGCVAGLSDHSGDIYAGLAAVARGAKAVEVHICWSKQSFGPDVPASLTIEQLGQLAEGIRFIEAAQTPVDKNAVARELQPMRALFNKSLVARRDLAEGTILQSEDIVLKKPGSGLAASRRDEFIGKMLQRNIAADTLLSESDFEVCQ
- the neuC gene encoding UDP-N-acetylglucosamine 2-epimerase, with protein sequence MNNATALQSTGFFDRTPRTICVVLVDRANYGRLKPVMEAIANHAELQLQVVVAGTMVLERFGAPVNQVRADGFPVDGEIFLEVEGSNPITMAKSVGLGTMEFANEFARLKPDVVCVIGDRYEALGATLAAAFLNLPIVHLQGGEVSGSIDESTRHAMSKFAHFHVPSTQRAADYLVRMGENPQTILTVGCPSSDLARRPRALHPDVVNAGGSGAEIDVALPFLLVVFHPTTTEWGGEVAQIEALLSALQALQMPTVLLWPNIDAGSDHIAKAIRIFRNQHAPSWLRTLTNLSPEDYLTVLSHASCAIGNSSSFVRDASYFGTPVVLVGNRQEGREHDVHVVPVAPRAEEIERTARAQLEHGRYEGSTLYGDGGVAPRVAEKLAQLEPYVQKRLHYIHDELRISA
- a CDS encoding methyltransferase domain-containing protein; amino-acid sequence: MFSSSQIEAHRAFLYRNIFQTETKWPHFRRLLEDVQDLADTTREDETALCLERAYVYGGDSLFAPLFKKGRFVAVDCETETAKERGGYQKSWTEHPDCLHVPCDRIAPITDTGLESECADVVMVPNVVHHVRDQDAMFAEIARLLKPGGRGYIFEALLRELHQSPDDYIRWTPWGFETQLKKHGLKLTEWKAGGGPFEAVAYCWIQALQYLPADERKEKERWFFEEEFPRLMEMDARVDKNLVRPLSSFPLAYGIFFSK
- a CDS encoding acyltransferase, yielding MSKPIGVWRNFAFARMKESTVEKRLFLPASNKYKCDLLRWGGASIGDDVRFHFPVSFLNFAGKGRERFKNLSIGDNVFIGHNVQFDLKEEIRIAGDVTISANAVFLTHSEVGTIPLAAHYPPLRAPIEIEGNVYLGANVVILPGVRIETGSVVAAGAVVTKNVAANTVVAGVPARVVKTL